One Prosthecochloris marina DNA segment encodes these proteins:
- the ilvD gene encoding dihydroxy-acid dehydratase: protein MRSDTIKKGFEKAPHRSLLKATGTISSNDDFKKPFIGICNSFIELIPGHAHLQKLGKIAKEEIKKAGGVPFEFNTIGVCDGIAMGHIGMRYSLASRELIADSVETVAQAHRLDGLVCIPNCDKITPGMMMAAVRMNIPVIFVSGGPMKKGCTPSGETVDLISVFEAVGRHSTGAISEDELSVIEDNACPTCGSCSGMFTANSMNCLCEALGFALPGNGTVLAVDPRREDLVREASRRIIDLVEKDVKPRDILSRKTLLNAFALDFAMGGSTNTILHTLAIANEAEEAFDFSELNTLSSKTPYICKVSPATQDVHIEDVDRAGGISAILKELSKIDGLLDLSRPTVTGKTLGENIENAMTRDSSVIRSIEDPYAHTGGLAILYGNLAPEGAVVKTGAVSESMMHHTGPAKVYDCQDEAIAGIMNGDVVAGDVVVIRYEGPKGGPGMPEMLSPTSAIMGRGLGDSVALITDGRFSGGSRGACIGHVSPEAAEKGPIAAIRSGDMITIDLPNRMMSVDLSDETIEQRLAEIPAFIPKITKGYLARYSQMVTSASTGAILQNPVC, encoded by the coding sequence ATGAGATCTGATACCATAAAAAAAGGCTTTGAAAAAGCCCCTCACAGAAGTCTGTTGAAAGCAACAGGAACAATATCTTCGAACGATGATTTCAAAAAACCGTTTATCGGTATCTGTAACTCGTTTATCGAACTTATTCCCGGTCATGCCCATTTGCAGAAACTGGGAAAAATCGCAAAAGAAGAGATAAAAAAAGCAGGTGGTGTTCCTTTCGAGTTCAATACCATCGGAGTATGTGACGGTATTGCCATGGGCCATATCGGCATGCGCTACTCCCTCGCAAGCCGCGAACTGATAGCCGACAGCGTAGAAACCGTTGCACAAGCCCACCGTCTCGACGGCCTTGTCTGTATACCAAATTGTGACAAGATAACGCCAGGCATGATGATGGCTGCTGTCCGTATGAATATCCCGGTTATTTTCGTCTCTGGAGGCCCGATGAAAAAAGGCTGTACACCTTCGGGCGAGACTGTTGATCTGATTTCGGTTTTCGAAGCTGTCGGTCGTCATAGTACAGGCGCAATAAGCGAGGACGAACTGAGCGTTATTGAAGATAATGCCTGCCCGACCTGCGGCTCCTGTTCGGGAATGTTTACGGCAAATTCCATGAACTGCCTCTGTGAAGCACTCGGTTTCGCACTTCCCGGAAACGGAACGGTGCTTGCGGTGGATCCTCGAAGAGAGGATCTGGTCAGAGAAGCATCACGGCGAATCATCGACCTGGTTGAAAAAGATGTCAAGCCGCGGGACATTCTTTCAAGGAAAACACTGCTTAATGCTTTCGCACTTGACTTTGCGATGGGCGGTAGTACAAACACGATATTGCATACACTGGCTATTGCCAATGAGGCTGAAGAGGCGTTTGACTTTTCAGAACTCAACACTCTTTCATCGAAAACGCCATATATCTGCAAGGTCAGTCCGGCAACACAAGATGTGCATATCGAAGATGTCGACCGAGCTGGCGGCATTTCAGCAATATTGAAAGAACTGTCGAAAATCGACGGTCTGCTCGATCTTTCAAGGCCAACAGTTACAGGAAAAACACTTGGAGAAAACATTGAAAACGCAATGACACGTGACTCATCGGTCATTCGTTCCATAGAGGACCCTTACGCTCATACTGGAGGACTGGCGATCCTTTATGGCAACCTTGCTCCGGAAGGTGCGGTTGTCAAAACCGGTGCGGTCAGCGAATCAATGATGCATCACACCGGACCGGCTAAAGTATATGACTGCCAGGATGAAGCTATTGCCGGCATCATGAACGGAGATGTAGTCGCCGGTGACGTTGTGGTTATCCGTTACGAAGGCCCGAAAGGAGGCCCTGGTATGCCAGAAATGCTATCACCGACCAGTGCGATCATGGGCCGGGGCCTCGGAGACAGCGTTGCACTCATTACCGATGGTCGATTCTCAGGAGGTTCCCGGGGAGCATGTATCGGACATGTGTCACCGGAAGCTGCAGAAAAAGGACCGATAGCAGCGATTCGGAGCGGCGATATGATAACTATCGATCTGCCGAACAGGATGATGTCGGTGGATCTTTCCGACGAAACTATTGAACAAAGACTGGCAGAAATTCCGGCATTCATCCCGAAAATCACCAAAGGATACCTTGCACGTTATTCGCAGATGGTAACGTCAGCAAGCACGGGAGCGATTTTACAAAATCCGGTTTGTTAA
- a CDS encoding DUF92 domain-containing protein has translation MLRLQAPLQQDLPMFFLLLGVLTLFLLLFEVLVRKFSVSGFVLRKVLHFSLGLILFFFPVCFSTNFFPVLLALIFVVVNAASFYVGFFRVLHDRNRLNLQQGNEQVSYGPIMLPVAFIILALFLWESHVWILRISVLIAGVADSLAAIVGGALGKVHIENLTKSRKTIEGSLTMFTVGFLLLLACLFVFQSDFKEGLTSATWFQLLALALFLAVIATAVEALVSYGFDNLFIPVAISYVLYIVDISEKGLLLRLFAGGAFALMLAFFSVKVKFLNNSGATATFLLGTTIFGIGGLEWTVPLLTFYLLSSLLSKLGRKRKAKFDLVFEKGSQRDAGQVYANGGIAWIIMIIYSLTNEPAYFFAYLGTLAAVQSDTWATEIGTMWPNPKARLITTMQSVPVGTSGGISFPGTLGAFVGALLICASAIVMQVSWLIDFGIIKSFMLIGLSGLLASLVDSFFGATIQAQYYDPIREKVTERVESYKGDGTVLKNKLIKGYSYVNNDVVNTLCALSGCALAFFFSLNI, from the coding sequence ATGCTACGTTTGCAAGCCCCCCTTCAGCAGGATCTCCCAATGTTTTTTCTGCTTCTGGGAGTCCTGACTCTTTTTTTGTTGCTTTTCGAAGTACTTGTCAGGAAATTTTCCGTAAGCGGTTTTGTGCTCAGGAAAGTGCTGCACTTCAGTTTAGGGCTGATTTTGTTTTTTTTCCCCGTTTGCTTTTCCACAAATTTTTTTCCCGTTTTACTTGCGCTGATTTTTGTGGTTGTTAACGCTGCAAGTTTTTATGTTGGGTTCTTTCGTGTTTTGCATGACAGAAACCGGCTGAATCTGCAACAAGGCAATGAACAGGTAAGCTACGGTCCGATTATGTTACCTGTTGCTTTTATTATTCTTGCACTTTTTCTGTGGGAAAGTCATGTCTGGATTCTGAGGATTTCCGTTCTTATTGCCGGGGTTGCTGATTCGCTAGCCGCCATTGTCGGGGGGGCTCTTGGGAAAGTGCATATTGAAAATCTGACAAAAAGCAGAAAAACCATAGAGGGCTCATTGACGATGTTTACGGTGGGGTTTCTGTTATTGCTTGCCTGTCTTTTTGTTTTTCAGAGCGATTTTAAGGAAGGGCTGACGTCCGCGACGTGGTTCCAGCTTCTAGCTCTTGCCTTGTTTCTTGCTGTAATTGCGACAGCCGTGGAAGCACTTGTTTCATACGGGTTCGACAATCTTTTTATTCCCGTTGCGATTTCCTACGTGCTTTACATTGTCGATATAAGTGAAAAAGGGCTTCTTTTACGCTTGTTTGCTGGGGGTGCTTTTGCTTTGATGCTGGCTTTTTTTTCCGTCAAGGTAAAATTTCTCAACAATAGCGGAGCTACAGCGACGTTTCTTCTTGGTACGACTATTTTCGGAATAGGTGGGCTTGAGTGGACGGTCCCGCTACTTACGTTCTATTTGTTGTCTTCACTGTTATCAAAACTTGGTCGAAAAAGAAAAGCCAAATTTGATCTGGTTTTTGAAAAAGGGTCTCAGCGCGATGCAGGTCAGGTCTATGCCAATGGAGGGATTGCATGGATTATCATGATTATTTATTCCTTGACTAACGAACCGGCATATTTTTTTGCTTATCTTGGAACGCTGGCTGCAGTACAATCCGATACCTGGGCAACCGAAATCGGTACCATGTGGCCCAATCCCAAAGCAAGACTTATCACCACTATGCAATCTGTGCCTGTTGGTACTTCAGGAGGTATATCTTTTCCAGGGACACTCGGAGCATTTGTCGGTGCTCTCTTGATATGTGCAAGCGCAATTGTCATGCAGGTAAGCTGGCTCATTGATTTCGGAATAATTAAATCGTTCATGTTGATCGGTTTATCAGGGTTACTTGCCAGTCTTGTTGACAGTTTTTTTGGCGCGACGATCCAGGCACAGTATTATGACCCGATCAGAGAGAAGGTTACTGAGCGTGTCGAGAGCTACAAAGGCGATGGTACCGTTTTGAAAAACAAGCTGATCAAAGGATATAGTTACGTCAACAATGATGTGGTTAATACGCTCTGTGCGCTTTCAGGTTGTGCACTTGCGTTTTTCTTTTCCCTGAACATATGA